A window of the Salmo trutta chromosome 25, fSalTru1.1, whole genome shotgun sequence genome harbors these coding sequences:
- the vti1b gene encoding vesicle transport through interaction with t-SNAREs homolog 1B: MSSEEFEKLQEIFKSLYDELKLMPDRLLKCQGEEKKRLVRTFDERHGEAVEVLQGMEQELIGVPSSYRNTMSTKLRLYRRDLGKLQREVKSSDLSSTFSTRPADGAYGIYSSQNEHSTQLQSQRALLLQGHEHLNNASQSIERSQRIAAETDQIGVDIIEELGEQREQLDRTRDRLANTGENLSRSRKILRAMSRRLMTNKLLLSVIILMELAILGAVVYLKFFRK, encoded by the exons ATGTCATCGGAAGAGTTTGAAAAGCTGCAGGAGATCTTCAAATCCCTTTATGACGAACTGAAGTTGATGCCCGACAGATTACTGAAATGCCAAGGAG aggagaagaagaggttGGTGCGAACTTTTGACGAAAGACATGGCGAGGCAGTGGAAGTG CTGCAAGGGATGGAGCAGGAATTGATCGGTGTTCCCTCGTCCTACCGAAACACCATGTCCACAAAGCTACGTCTGTACCGCAGAGACCTGGGGAAGCtccagagagaggtgaagagctCTGACCTGTCCTCCACCTTCTCTACCCGGCCAGCAGACGGCGCCTACGGGATCTACTCCTCTCAGAACGAACACAGC ACCCAGCTTCAGTCTCAGAGGGCCTTGCTGCTCCAGGGACACGAGCACCTGAACAACGCCAGTCAGAGTATAGAGAGGAGTCAGCGCATCGCTGCAGAGACGGACCAGATCGGCGTGGACATCATCGAGGAGctgggagagcagagagaacagctggACCGCACCAGAGACCGA TTGGCCAACACTGGCGAGAACCTCAGTCGGAGCAGGAAGATCCTACGAGCCATGTCTCGACG ACTGATGACCAACAAGCTGTTGTTATCCGTCATCATTTTGATGGAGCTGGCCATACTGGGTGCAGTAGTCTACCTCAAGTTCTTCCGCAAGTAG